In a single window of the Lasioglossum baleicum chromosome 10, iyLasBale1, whole genome shotgun sequence genome:
- the LOC143212592 gene encoding uncharacterized protein LOC143212592 — protein MAENETQSMIELEQLIDKTTRNLGKGYHSVRYDLESPTDAFYVSSMFFVNITVNYGNENQKRTIRLVVKKPSPLEKLRTMMRSDAQFHNEILFYEKYAVGHKDLPVCYYKHEEPPTKSVLVLENIEERGFHMCQWRYNVPMDYTMAGVRELARFHAKGYVMKERRRSEFFDIIESMHESRYDDDDPETSPKDILNSTGTRGIEYLRDHGHDEDFCAKMIPFFEDMYENVVVKCIEPEEPLATLCHGDFTVNNTFFKEEDGKVKAMFIDFALVRYGSPVIDLSSYLCLHCPENLSTDLIESVFRAYNDSLMQCLEDNGIKNRERFSYEALLDDYKLKGLFGYAVASFFLAVAMGKEKINPEEVADMDIDNRGDFLKKGGGDEISEILANMLLKLQEFGCLDHVL, from the exons ATGGCTGAGAACGAGACCCAGAGCATGATCGAGCTGGAACAACTGATCGATAAGACGACCAGGAACCTTGGCAAGGGTTACCATAGCGTTCGATATGACCTGGAGTCGCCGACCGACGCGTTCTACGTGTCGAGCATGTTCTTCGTGAACATCACCGTGAACTATGGCAACGAGAATCAAAAGAGAACCATTCGACTGGTCGTCAAGAAACCATCGCCGTTGGAAAAGCTGAGGACGATGATGAGGAGTGATGCACAGTTTCACAACGAGATACTGTTTTACGAGAAATACGCTGTCGGCCACAAGGACCTACCTGTTTGCTACTACAAGCACGAAGAACCGCCGACCAAGTCCGTCCTTGTCCTGGAGAACATCGAGGAACGAGGATTTCACATGTGCCAGTGGAG GTACAACGTCCCTATGGATTACACAATGGCAGGGGTACGGGAACTCGCACGGTTCCACGCTAAAGGTTATGTGATGAAGGAGCGACGTAGATCAGAGTTTTTCGACATTATCGAGAGCATGCACGAGTCCAgatacgacgacgacgacccggAAACCAGTCCAAAGGATATCCTGAACAGCACGGGGACCCGAGGCATCGAGTATCTCCGCGATCATGGTCACGACGAAGACTTCTGTGCGAAAATGATACCGTTTTTCGAGGACATGTACGAGAACGTGGTGGTCAAGTGCATCGAACCCGAAGAACCGCTGGCCACGCTGTGCCACGGCGACTTCACGGTGAACAACACCTTCTTCAAGGAAGAGGACGGCAAAGTGAAGGCCATGTTCATCGATTTCGCGTTGGTACGGTACGGATCGCCGGTGATCGATCTGTCCTCCTACCTGTGCCTGCATTGTCCCGAGAATCTCAGCACGGATCTGATCGAGAGTGTCTTCAGGGCGTACAATGACTCGCTGATGCAATGCCTCGAGGATAACGGCATAAAGAATCGCGAACGCTTCTCGTACGAGGCTCTGCTCGACGACTACAAATTGAAAGGCCTGTTTGGTTACGCGGTCGCGTCCTTTTTCTTGGCGGTGGCCATGGGAAAGGAGAAGATAAATCCCGAAGAAGTGGCGGATATGGATATAGACAACAGGGGTGATTTCTTGAAGAAGGGAGGCGGAGACGAAATCAGCGAGATCCTGGCGAACATGTTGCTCAAGCTGCAAGAATTCGGTTGCTTGGATCACGTGCTCTAA